TGAAAACGAGTTGGAACGCCGTTTACAGACAATTGTCTACAGACGCGGTCTTGCCCGTTCACCAAAGCAGGCACGTCAGATGGTTACACACGGACACATATCTGTCGAGGGAAGAAAAGTAAACATCCCAGGATACCGTGTAAGAAAATCTGAAGAGTCCTCAATAGCCTATTACAGCACATCACCGATGAACGATAACGCTCATCCTGAGCGTAGCAGAATTCTGTCAGGAGGCAGAGCATAATGGCAGCAGACCCAAAAGAGAAATGGGGTGTCGCACACATATTTGCGTCATTCAACAACACTGTTATTACAGTTACTGATCTTTCCGGTGCAGAGACAGTCACAAAGTCAAGCGGCGGAATGGTTGTTAAACAGGCAAGAAACGAAAGCTCCCCATACGCTGCAATGCAGATGGCAATCAACATTGCACAGGCTGTAAAAGACAAAGGCTTTGTCGGACTTCACGTTAAAGTGCGTGCTCCCGGCAGAGGAAAACAGCGCAGTCCGGGTCCCGGAGCACAGGCGGCAATTCGTGCACTTGCCCGTGCAGGGATGAGGATTGGACGTATTGAAGATGTAACGCCCGTTCCACACGACAGCATTCGTGCCAAGGGTGGAAGAAGGGGCAGGAGAGTCTGATTAATGGATATTGCGTTCAGCAGA
The genomic region above belongs to Methanomicrobium antiquum and contains:
- a CDS encoding 30S ribosomal protein S11, which encodes MAADPKEKWGVAHIFASFNNTVITVTDLSGAETVTKSSGGMVVKQARNESSPYAAMQMAINIAQAVKDKGFVGLHVKVRAPGRGKQRSPGPGAQAAIRALARAGMRIGRIEDVTPVPHDSIRAKGGRRGRRV